From the Kallotenue papyrolyticum genome, the window TGTTCGGCCAGAATCGCGCGCACGGCCAGGCCGTATTGCTGCGTTTCCCACTGTGCGTCCGGCTTGGTGCGCAGATCGACGACGTGCAGAAACGCCTGGAGGCTGCCGGTCCAGATCCACTGCGTATAGATGCTCTGCGGCAGCACGATGCGCGCCTGCTCCTTGGCAACGCCCAGTTCGCGCAGCCGGAGGTAGGCGTGGTAGGCCGCCTGGAGGCCCTGGCGGTAGGCGGCCGCGGCGTCGGCCTGCTCTTGGAGTGGCCCGGCGCTGCCTTGTTTGTTGCTGCTCGACTGCGCACGCCAGGTTGCGGGCACGTAAAACTCTTCCTGGAGCTCGACGTAGCGACCGCTGGCCTCGTTCCAGCCGGTGTCCTTGAAGCCGCCGCTGAAGCCGCTGAAGCGCTCCTCCAGATCGAACTCCGGCGTGATGCCGACGATATGCTTCCAAAGCTGGCGCGCCACAAACAGCGGTGCCTTGAAGCGCAGCATCAGGTGCGCGTGGCGAAACGGACTGGTATGCTCATGCTCGGCCAGATAGCGGATCAGCCGCATCTCACGCTCGCCGAGCGTGGTGGCGCCGCGCAGAAAGCTGACGCGCGCTGCCTCAACGGTGGTTAGATCGCTGCCCATTTTGTCGAGCAGTTCAACGGAGCCGTGATCCAGAACATCAATCTTCATACCTGCCTCGGTGCGGCGACGGTCATCCATCGCCTGTCGCCTGGCTCAATCGTAGCATACGCGCGCGACGACACAGCGGCCCATGGCTGACGATTGGCTGACAATCGGCTGGCGCGTATGGTCGTGACCCGGCATGTCCGTGGCATAATGGAAGCGCCGTTCTTGCATCTTTGCGCGAGGGCGAGTCGTTAAAACAATAAATGGTACATGCCGCGCTCGACGCACGGAACCTGCTGCGGCGAGCGCGCGAACGCCATGGCTGGCAGCACAGAGGAGTGACCCATGGAACAGCGGACAATCGATACAACGGTGGTGGCCTACCTGGATGCGCTGGCCAGCGGCGCGCCGACCCCTGGCGGTGGCGGCGCGGCTGCCCTGGCCGGAGCGATGGCCGCAGCGTTGATCAGCATGGTTTGCAACCTGACCATCGGCAAGCAGCGCTACGCTGAAGCCGAAGACGAGATGCGCGCCGTGTTGGATCGCAGCGAGACACTGCGCGCCGAGCTGACGCAACTAGCCGAGGACGACGTGGCAGCCTTTAATCGGCTCTCGGCGGCCTACAAGCTGCCGCGCGTCACGGAAGCCGATATTGCCATCCGGCGCGATGCGATCCAGGAGGCGCTCAAGCGCGCGACCGAAGTGCCCTTGCGCACGGCGCGCGCTGCCGCGGCGATCCTGCCCCTGTGTCCGCCCGTTGCCGAGCGCGGCAATCAGGCAGCCGTGAGCGATGTGGGCGTGGCCGTCCAACTGGCGCATGCCGCCATCCGCAGTGCGCTGCTCAACGTCGAGATCAACCTGCGTACGCTGAACGATCCGCTCTATGTGCGCCAGGTGCGCAACGAGGTGGCGCGTCTCACCGAGGGGCTGGCTACTGAGGTTGAACGTCTCGATGCCTTGGTGATGCAGCGCCTGCGTGCTGAGTAGCACGGCGCTGTTGCTTCACGACGAGGCTTCAGCGAGCGCGTACAGCGCCGCGACCGGGATCCACTGCAGGGCACCGGTCGGGCAGGCGCTGATACAGGCATGATCGCCGTAACCGGCGCAGGCATCGCACTTGTTGGCACGCAGCATGATCGCTTCCTGGCGGCCAAGACGTTGACGCAGCCAGTCCAGCGGCGTGTGAGCCGGCGGATAGACCGGTACCTGGTTGATCGCCTGGTAGGGGCAGGCGCTGAGGCACGCACCGCAGCCGGTGCAGCGATCGGTGATCAGCCACACGCCATCGGCATCGAGCTGAAAGGCATCAACCGGGCACACTTCGACACATTCCGCACCCCAGCGGCACTGACGGCACAGGTCGGCGGCGATCACATCGCCAAAGATCGGTCCGTCGATGCGCAGCCGCGCCACGCCGAAGCGGGCAGCGCAGGCCTGTTCGCAGCGCCGGCAGTGTGGATCGCACAGCTCGGGCCGGCGCACCAGCGCCAGCGCGCCGCGCGCAATGCCGCTGGCGATCAGGCGTTCGGTGGTGGCGATGTGTTCCGGGCGGCGATCGATCTCGCGGCGCTGACGCGCCAGGCGTTGGAGTTCGTGGGCTACATCGGGCCGCTGCGCGATCAGGTGACGCAGCGCCGCTTCGGGGAGCCGCAGCAGGTGCACCGGCGTCAGCGCGATCACACTGGCTTCGTGCGGCTGACGATCCAGTAGCGACATCTCGCCGAAGATATCACCGGGGTTGAGCATTGCAACGGCCCGTTCCTGGTGCACGACGACCGCCTGGCCCTCGGCCAGAATGTAGAGCTCATGGCCCATCTCGCCGGCCTGCAGAATGGTGTGGTGTCGGTCAAGGCGTGTATCGTCGATGTAGGCTGCCAGGCTGAGGCGCTCCATGGGTGTGAGCGAGGCCAGGATCGGCACGCTGGCCAGGGTAGTATGCAGGAGGTGTTCGCGGAAGCGCACGCGCAGCATGCCGACAAAGGTGCTCAGCACGTCAAGCTGAGGTTGCAGGGCGGTGTAGCGCCATTGCAACAGGACGCAACGCGTTGCCGCCCGTGCCGCGGTGCGCCGATAGCGACTGCCGAAGAGCCCATCTTCGCCGAAGAAGTCGCCAGGCCCGAGTAGCTCCAACGTTATTTCCGCACCCGTTTCGTCTTCCATCAGGTGCTCGACGGCGCCGGAGAGCACCAGCCAGAGCGCGTGCGCTGGTGTCTGCACGTCCATGATCAGCTGCTCGGGCTCGACGGCGCGTAGCACGGCCTGCCGGGCTAGCAGCAACAGCTCATGGTCGGGAAGCCGTTGCAGCCTAGCGAGGTGTCGCAGCGCCTCGGCGCGCGCGGGGAGCGGCGGTATGCCCCGCTGGGCGGCGTGAGTCGCGGGCATGAGGCGATCCTTTCCGCGTGTGCGGTATATTCTACCATGCCGACCGGTGCGTCCCATGCCGCGTGGCGCGAGAGCATGGGTTAAGATACCCTACCGGAGCTACAGGAGGAAGCATGGCATCCACGATGGCCTTGCTGCTGATCGGTTTGATCGCCGGCGTTGCCGGTGGCATGTTTGGCATCGGAGGCGGCGCGATCATGGTGCCGGCGCTGGTGATCCTGATCGGCATGAGCCAAAAAGGCGCAACCGGCACATCGATCGCCGCGCAGGTGTTGCCCATCGGTCTGCTGGGGGCGTTGATGTACCTGCGTGAGGGCAATCTCGATCTGCGCGCGGCGCTCTGGCTGGCCCTCGGGCTGATCGTCGGCAACCTGCTCGGCGCAGTGTTTGTCAATCAGCCGTTTGTTTCGGATCGTCTGGTCAAAAAACTCTACGGCGTGTTTCTGGTGGCGATCGGCGCGCGCTACCTGGTGTGGGACGCGCTCGCGCGGTCGCTGCTCACCTCCCGCTAGCGCGCCCCAGCGGCGCAGGAGTCGTTCATGCGAGGCACACAGCATTTGGAAACCCGCCTGGTGCACGCGGGCGAGCGCGAGCCGGTGAGTGGCGCGCGCGCGACAGTCCTACCGATCTACGCTTCGTCCACCTTTGTGCAGCCCTCCGCGGCAGAGTTGGATCGCGCTTTCGACGAGGATGGGTTGGTATACAGTCGTCACGCGAATCCAACCGTGAGCGGCTTCGAAGCCGCGATCGCGGCGGTGGAGGGCGCGGTTGGCGCGGTGGCCTTCGCGTCGGGCATGGCCGCGGTGCATGCCGCGCTGCTGGCGGCGGGTACGCCACGCGGGGCGAGTCAGCCGCAACCCTGCGCGATCCTGGCAGCGCAAGACCTCTATGGCGCGTCGCGCACGTTGCTGCGCCAGTTCTTCGAAGCCCAGGGCTGGCCGCTCACCTTCTGCGACATGACCGATCTGGCCTGCGTTGAGGAACAGTTGCGCAGCCAGCCGACCATTGTCTTTCTGGAGCCGATCTCCAATCCATTGCTCAAGGTCTGCGATCTGCCACGCATCGTCGAGCTGGCGCATGCGGTCGGTGCGCGCGTGGTGGTGGATAACACGCTGGCGTCGCCAATTGTGCTGCGCCCCTTGGAGCATGGCGCCGATCTGGTGGTACACAGCGCCACCAAATACCTGGGTGGCCATGGCGATGCCCTCGGCGGCGTGGTGGCGGCACGCAGCCACCTGCTCCACGACACGTTGCGCCGCTACGCCAAGCTGCTCGGCGCGACGCTGGGTCCCTTTGAGGCGCGGTTGCTCTCGCGCGGGCTCAAAACCCTGGCGCTGCGCGTGCGCCAGCAGTCGGCCAACGCGCTGGTCGTGGCGCGCTGGCTGACGACGCAGCCCCGCGTGCGCCAGGTTTATTACCCCGGCCTGGAGACGCATCCGCAGCATCGCCTGGCAGCGGAGCTGTTCGGTGGGTTATTCGGCGGACTGGTCTCGTTCGATCTGGAGCCTGCCACGCCGGCGGCGGCCTACGCGCTGATGGACAGCCTGGAGCTGATCCTGCCGGCGACTACGCTCGGCGATGTCTACTCGCTGATCTCCTATTCGGCGCGCTCGTCGCACCGCGATATGACGGCGGACGAACGTCGTCAGCTCGGTATCGGCGATGGCTTGCTGCGTCTGTCGGTCGGCATCGAGGATGTGCGCGACATCATCGCCGATCTGGAACAGGCCCTGCAGCGCGTGGCTTGAAGGGCGTCTTGGGCTGTTCCCGTCCGGTAGATAATCGTTGAAGATCGGGCTCCCGCCGTTCTCTGGGCGCTGTGCTCATGCCAGGGCGCGGCGCTTTTTGCTGGAGAGCGATATATGCTGGCGGAGAGGTGGATGAGCAATCCTCCCGCCACACTACCGTAACTTTGATGAAGTACCAAGCGTTATAGTAGGCAGAATCAAGCAGGTTGGAGTGTAGTTCTCTAGGAAAGGGGTTGGTAGTACTGAAGTACTGGGGTACTGAGGCTGTCAGCTCGGCTTTCTGGTTTGTCGAACGGACACGACCCGCGGGCGAGGAGCTCCGGCGCTTGGTTGATAACGACGATAGAAACCTGACCTTTGAAGAAGGGACTGGAAGATGCTACGTCTCCACCGCTACATCGTTGCGCTGATCCTATGGTTGACTTTTTTTTTCAATGTGGAGCGTATTGATCTGGTGGTTGATGCCAAGAATGTTTCGGATATAGCTTCACCGATATATATTGTTGTTGGTTTGGTGGCGGTGTTGGGTGTCTTGTTGCCGCGATGGGAATGGTTTTCGATCTGGAAAATGTTGTTTCTTTCTTTGGTTTGTGTTGGTATAGGGTATACGTTTTCTAAACATCCAATTTTGGGTGATCTATACACATTTGTATCACTGTTTGAGTTGTCATCCGTTCTTGTTACGGCGGTGTTGTCTTACACAGTTGGTCGATTGATTGCTGATTTTGTTGATACGGTGCGCAGTTTTGTGATCACCGATCCCGATAAGCGGGTCTATACGCGCGAACAAGTAGAAGCTGTCATCCGCCGGGAAATGCAGCACTCACGGCGCGTTAACAGGCCGCTCAGCGTCATGGTGCTCGATCCCGCTGGAGAACATGCCGAGGTGGCTCTGAGCGCAACAGCCAGGGAGATCCAGAAGCTCCTGCTCAAGCGCTACAGCCTGGTTTCGCTGCTCCGTCTGCTCCTGCGGACACTGCGCCGTACCGATATTGTGCTGGATCGTACTGAGCAGGGACGCGTCGTCGTGATCATGCCCGAAGTGCGCCACGAACAGATCGAGGCCGTGATCGCGCGCTTGAACGAGAGCACGCGTCGGCGTCTCGGCTTCACGCTACGCTATGGAGTAGCCAGTTTTCCGCATCATGGCCTGACATTCGAAGAGTTGATGCGAAGTGCAGAACGCAATCTACGCACATGGCCAGAGGCGGTAGCGCCTCCCGATCAGCCGCCGGGTACGGCGTATGCGGGTAATGGTCATGGCGCCGAACACGTTGCCGAGACCGAGATCGTGACTCGGGCTGCGGCAGACTGATAGGTCGGGTTACATCGGGAGTAGGAGCCTCGTTAGCGCGCGTCAGCCTAGCAGCGTCGCGCAGCGGTCGTCGTTCGCGGAGAAGGGAGGGAAGCGGAGCCATGGCGTTGTCCCACGTGCCCCTTGATCACCAGGAGACACTGCCCTGGTACGAGCGGTTTGACCCCGAGCATCGCCTGATTCGCGGTCGGGCCTACCACTGGCTCAAGCGTGCCATCGATCTCCTGGTGTGTATGCTTGCGCTGCCGATCTTGCTGCTCGTCTTTGCCATAGTAGCGGTGGCGATCAAGATCGAATCGCCACACGGACCGGTGTTGTTTGTGCAGCAACGGACCGGACGAGGTGGCCGTCGCTTCAATATGTATAAATTCCGAACCATGGTGCCTAACGCCGAGGAGCTTAAGCATCAGTTGCGCCACCTTAATGAGTTGCAATGGCCCGACTTTAAGATTACCAATGACCCACGGGTGACGCGTGTCGGGCGCTTCTTGCGCAAGACTAGCCTGGATGAATTGCCGCAGATTATCAATGTGATCAAAGGCGATATGAGCCTGGTCGGTCCGCGACCAACGTCGTTTGGTAGCGATACCTATCTGCTCTGGCAAACCGAACGCCTGGATGTTACGCCGGGGATCACCGGGTTATGGCAGATCCTCGGTCGGGCCGAGACCGAATTTGATGAGCGACTGCGCCTGGACATAGCCTATATCGAGCGTCAAAGCATCTGGCTTGATCTCAATATTCTCGCGCGAACGGTACTTGCCGTTGTTGAGGGCCGTGGCGCTCATTGAGATCGCCGCTCGCTTAGGGGAAAGGAAACAACCATGGATTTCATCACCTTTTTTCAGGCTATGTTGCGTGGTTGGTGGCTGATTGTGTTAGCCACGCTGATCACGGTTGCCAGCGCTGCCTATACCGTATCCCGGCGTGAGCCTGTGTATCAGGCCACCACCAAGGTGGAACTCAAACCAAGTCTCCTGCTGGCCGATCCGCGTCAGTATATCGACGCAATGAATGCGCTCGACAAGCGAACAACGATCAATACGCTGGCGAACAACGCCATGGGCAACTCGATGCAGGAGCTGGTGGGCCGGGAGTTAGGGTTGCCTCGCTCGGTGATCGAGTCGCTTGAAATCGCAGCAGTGGTCATTCCCGACACGAACCTGATCGAGATCCGTACCAAAAGTCGTGATCCGCAACTGGCCGCTGCTGTCAGCAACACGATAGCTGAACAACTTTCTCGTCAGGTGCCGGCGCGCGTCATTCAGGTGGAGATCACCGATCGGGCGGTGCCGCCGACCATCCCAGTCGAGCCGCGCCCGACGCGGACGATTACGCTCGGTCTATTGTTCGGGCTGGCACTCGGCATCGTCTTCGCCTTGCTCAAGCACTTGCTCCAGACCTTACCCTTTTTGAACGCTCCGACGCCGCAGCTTGCGTCCGAACCGCACAAGGATGAAGCATCGCGCGCTGAACGGCGGGTCGATACAGCCTCCACCCGGCAATTCTTTTCCAATCCCTAGGCTGGCCGATAACCCTCCCAAGGCAGCTTGCGCCACAGATTCGGCTTGTCCATGGTTGGTGACAGGGAGCCTATGATGACTAGCATGTGTCGTAAACACGTAGTGCGTGGAGTTTCGGGAGTCCTGGGCCTGGTGGTGCTGGTTGCCGCAATTTTTCTGGTCTACCAGCAGGCCGTGGCAGCCAAGGTGGCGCAGACAACTACCGTACGGCTGATACCGCCGGCTACTGCCCGCTCGGGCGAGGCGATCGAGGTGCTGTTGGTGGCCGAACAGGCCCGCAATCTAGCTGGTTTCCAGGCAACGGTCCATTTCGATGCCAGCAGGTTGCGCTTAAGCGGCGCGCTGCTTGAGAAAGATCTCCAGCGTTCGGGGCGCGATCTGTTGGTGCTTGGCCCGGTGATGCGGGATGGGAGTGTGGCCCTAGGGGCGGCAACCTGTCCGGTGGTTGCTTGTGCGCAACCGCCGCGGCCAGGGGTGGCGCGTATCGACCATGGTGTCAGCGGGCGCGTCGTGCTTGCCCGCCTAACCTTCTATACCGAAGCGCCAGGCGCCTATGTGGTGAGTCTCGAGAATGTCCGCCTGGTCGATCCTCAGGGCCGGTCCCTCCCGCTGGCAGTGTCTGGCACCGTGCTTAATGTGCGCACAAGGTAAGCCATTGGTGATAGATTGGGCCGTTTCGAGCACTTAATGAAGTGGGGATACGCATATGACGCTGCGCATGAGTCACTTTTTCCACCGCCTCATCCTCTTCGGCTTGACAGTGAGCCTTGTGCTTTCGCTATCCGCTTGGCCGGCAAAGGCGCAGCAGTCTGCTCCCGCTCTTCCTGACGTTGATCGGAACGGTCTTGTGACCTATGTTGATGCCCTGGAGCTAGCCCATTCCTGGAATCTGCTTCAGCAAGATAATGAGTGTATGGCTCCATCCTGGCATGAGCGTGATCTTGATCAAGACGGCTGCATCAGTGTCGCGGATATCCAAACGAGTCTTGCCGGATGGGGCCAGGCGAATGAGGCCTCGTTGCGCGCCGCAGAGGAAGCGGCACCGCAGGCTGCCGAGACGATCACAGTCACGTCCGCCGACGATGACCCTTCCGCGCCATGTGATGCTCCTGACGCCCGGTGTACCTTACCTGCTGCGATCAATCGAGCCAATAGTAGGCCGGGATCGTGGATCCGGTTCAATATTCGCAACAGCGATGGTTCGTGCCCCGAGCTGGTAACCATTAACCTTGAACGCTCACTATCGTTGCTGGCCAACAACACAACTATCGACGGTTACAGCCAGTGTGGCGCACGCCCGAGCGGGACACCAGATCCCCAGCGTCCCTGGCGCGGGAACGCCGTGATCAAAATAGAACTGCGCGGGCCGCGCACCGTACCATCTGATGCGCCCGTCGATCAACTGATCGTCGGTCTGATGATTTATTCGCGTGGAAATCTGATTCGAGGATTGGCTATTAACAGCTTTTACCGTCAGATCATGCTCTACGGACAGGGCGCGGTTGCGAATCGGATCGAAGGTAACTTCATTGGAACGGATCCGCGCCAGTCTTACACCGATTCGCGGGGAGGTGAGAACCGTTGGCAGGGTATTGTCCTGGTCGATGGTCCATCCTATAACACGATCGGTGGTGATAATCCGGAGCAGCGCAATATTATTTCCGGTAATGGGAAGGACGGAGTTCAGATCCAGGGACAGGGGACTTTTCGTAATCGCCTTATTGGTAATTATATTGGCTTGAAGCAGGATGGAGAGTCTGTTTTAAGAAATGGATCAGATGGTGTTGATATCAACAATGGTCCGCAATATACTATTATGGA encodes:
- a CDS encoding TSUP family transporter produces the protein MASTMALLLIGLIAGVAGGMFGIGGGAIMVPALVILIGMSQKGATGTSIAAQVLPIGLLGALMYLREGNLDLRAALWLALGLIVGNLLGAVFVNQPFVSDRLVKKLYGVFLVAIGARYLVWDALARSLLTSR
- a CDS encoding GGDEF domain-containing protein, with product MLRLHRYIVALILWLTFFFNVERIDLVVDAKNVSDIASPIYIVVGLVAVLGVLLPRWEWFSIWKMLFLSLVCVGIGYTFSKHPILGDLYTFVSLFELSSVLVTAVLSYTVGRLIADFVDTVRSFVITDPDKRVYTREQVEAVIRREMQHSRRVNRPLSVMVLDPAGEHAEVALSATAREIQKLLLKRYSLVSLLRLLLRTLRRTDIVLDRTEQGRVVVIMPEVRHEQIEAVIARLNESTRRRLGFTLRYGVASFPHHGLTFEELMRSAERNLRTWPEAVAPPDQPPGTAYAGNGHGAEHVAETEIVTRAAAD
- a CDS encoding trans-sulfuration enzyme family protein encodes the protein MRGTQHLETRLVHAGEREPVSGARATVLPIYASSTFVQPSAAELDRAFDEDGLVYSRHANPTVSGFEAAIAAVEGAVGAVAFASGMAAVHAALLAAGTPRGASQPQPCAILAAQDLYGASRTLLRQFFEAQGWPLTFCDMTDLACVEEQLRSQPTIVFLEPISNPLLKVCDLPRIVELAHAVGARVVVDNTLASPIVLRPLEHGADLVVHSATKYLGGHGDALGGVVAARSHLLHDTLRRYAKLLGATLGPFEARLLSRGLKTLALRVRQQSANALVVARWLTTQPRVRQVYYPGLETHPQHRLAAELFGGLFGGLVSFDLEPATPAAAYALMDSLELILPATTLGDVYSLISYSARSSHRDMTADERRQLGIGDGLLRLSVGIEDVRDIIADLEQALQRVA
- the thyX gene encoding FAD-dependent thymidylate synthase; this translates as MKIDVLDHGSVELLDKMGSDLTTVEAARVSFLRGATTLGEREMRLIRYLAEHEHTSPFRHAHLMLRFKAPLFVARQLWKHIVGITPEFDLEERFSGFSGGFKDTGWNEASGRYVELQEEFYVPATWRAQSSSNKQGSAGPLQEQADAAAAYRQGLQAAYHAYLRLRELGVAKEQARIVLPQSIYTQWIWTGSLQAFLHVVDLRTKPDAQWETQQYGLAVRAILAEHFPVCLQKWETRAGHAAATT
- a CDS encoding right-handed parallel beta-helix repeat-containing protein → MTLRMSHFFHRLILFGLTVSLVLSLSAWPAKAQQSAPALPDVDRNGLVTYVDALELAHSWNLLQQDNECMAPSWHERDLDQDGCISVADIQTSLAGWGQANEASLRAAEEAAPQAAETITVTSADDDPSAPCDAPDARCTLPAAINRANSRPGSWIRFNIRNSDGSCPELVTINLERSLSLLANNTTIDGYSQCGARPSGTPDPQRPWRGNAVIKIELRGPRTVPSDAPVDQLIVGLMIYSRGNLIRGLAINSFYRQIMLYGQGAVANRIEGNFIGTDPRQSYTDSRGGENRWQGIVLVDGPSYNTIGGDNPEQRNIISGNGKDGVQIQGQGTFRNRLIGNYIGLKQDGESVLRNGSDGVDINNGPQYTIMERNVVSGNQSDGIEISHSDQTRYNEIRYNYFGTDASGTRLPASRSWGNSVNGVTFEDQVSENLAYGNVIAGNGSNGVRFYVLATKNRVFGNKIGVNVGGDPLSNGRNPNTTRWRNGVYIMGGSQYNIVSDNIIANHPENGVLVSNESDDDHNGFGETFYNTISRNSIYNNGLQGIRLTEKRGVYANQNIRPPTIAKATTAVVIGQASAPGGAACANCRVEIFLTDESSDTAGEGKTFVGEAVTGANGNFVVGVSGVAIGKQVTATTTDTLGNTSPFSMNVTVVAADPTDPPPQPSPTPSPSPSPIPSPPPPPPESWHVWLPLITR
- a CDS encoding cyclic nucleotide-binding domain-containing protein, producing the protein MPATHAAQRGIPPLPARAEALRHLARLQRLPDHELLLLARQAVLRAVEPEQLIMDVQTPAHALWLVLSGAVEHLMEDETGAEITLELLGPGDFFGEDGLFGSRYRRTAARAATRCVLLQWRYTALQPQLDVLSTFVGMLRVRFREHLLHTTLASVPILASLTPMERLSLAAYIDDTRLDRHHTILQAGEMGHELYILAEGQAVVVHQERAVAMLNPGDIFGEMSLLDRQPHEASVIALTPVHLLRLPEAALRHLIAQRPDVAHELQRLARQRREIDRRPEHIATTERLIASGIARGALALVRRPELCDPHCRRCEQACAARFGVARLRIDGPIFGDVIAADLCRQCRWGAECVEVCPVDAFQLDADGVWLITDRCTGCGACLSACPYQAINQVPVYPPAHTPLDWLRQRLGRQEAIMLRANKCDACAGYGDHACISACPTGALQWIPVAALYALAEASS
- a CDS encoding sugar transferase; protein product: MALSHVPLDHQETLPWYERFDPEHRLIRGRAYHWLKRAIDLLVCMLALPILLLVFAIVAVAIKIESPHGPVLFVQQRTGRGGRRFNMYKFRTMVPNAEELKHQLRHLNELQWPDFKITNDPRVTRVGRFLRKTSLDELPQIINVIKGDMSLVGPRPTSFGSDTYLLWQTERLDVTPGITGLWQILGRAETEFDERLRLDIAYIERQSIWLDLNILARTVLAVVEGRGAH
- a CDS encoding cyclodeaminase/cyclohydrolase family protein; protein product: MEQRTIDTTVVAYLDALASGAPTPGGGGAAALAGAMAAALISMVCNLTIGKQRYAEAEDEMRAVLDRSETLRAELTQLAEDDVAAFNRLSAAYKLPRVTEADIAIRRDAIQEALKRATEVPLRTARAAAAILPLCPPVAERGNQAAVSDVGVAVQLAHAAIRSALLNVEINLRTLNDPLYVRQVRNEVARLTEGLATEVERLDALVMQRLRAE
- a CDS encoding YveK family protein; the encoded protein is MDFITFFQAMLRGWWLIVLATLITVASAAYTVSRREPVYQATTKVELKPSLLLADPRQYIDAMNALDKRTTINTLANNAMGNSMQELVGRELGLPRSVIESLEIAAVVIPDTNLIEIRTKSRDPQLAAAVSNTIAEQLSRQVPARVIQVEITDRAVPPTIPVEPRPTRTITLGLLFGLALGIVFALLKHLLQTLPFLNAPTPQLASEPHKDEASRAERRVDTASTRQFFSNP
- a CDS encoding cohesin domain-containing protein, which gives rise to MVLVAAIFLVYQQAVAAKVAQTTTVRLIPPATARSGEAIEVLLVAEQARNLAGFQATVHFDASRLRLSGALLEKDLQRSGRDLLVLGPVMRDGSVALGAATCPVVACAQPPRPGVARIDHGVSGRVVLARLTFYTEAPGAYVVSLENVRLVDPQGRSLPLAVSGTVLNVRTR